TCGAGGTTTCCTCTGGTTTTTTAGTGCACATTCAGTTGTGCTTGCCAGAGGCTAGTGACCTGCGGGTCAGAAGATAAATAGAAAAACGCCACAGGCCCGATTGAGAAAAACATGTGGTAACCCACTGAAATTCTGCGTATTTCGCGCGCGATTGGTGGCACTTTGCAAACTAATTGCGATTTAATGTGTCGATAACAACCAACAGTGTTAACGGTTGTGTCGCGCAAGCCTGCTACGACTGACTTACACTGACCTCCACCCTTCTCATCTGTAACAAGGAATAACTTATGGGCGTGATCAGTGAATTCAAGGCCTTCGCGGTCAAAGGTAATGTGGTCGACATGGCCGTCGGTATTATCATCGGCGCCGCTTTCGGCAAAATTGTTTCCTCGTTTGTAGGGGATGTGGTGATGCCGCCGATAGGCCTGTTGATCGGTGGCGTGGATTTCGGTGACCTGGCCATCACGCTCAAAGCCGCCCAAGGCGATGTCCCGGCGGTCGTGCTGGCCTACGGCAAATTCATCCAGAGCGTGATCGACTTCGTGATCGTTGCGTTCGCCATCTTCATGGGCGTGAAGGCGATCAACCGCCTCAAACGCGAAGAGGCCGTAGCGCCGAGCCTGCCGCCGACGCCGACGAAGGAAGAGGTGTTGTTGGGCGAGATCCGCGATCTGCTCAAGGCACAGCATGACAAACCGCTCTGACCAGCGGATTAGAAGCAGCAACGCGAAGTGACCTGTGGCGAGGGAGCTTGCTCCCTCACCACAAGTACGGCGTTTGCCTGACAGGCCTTAGCTCGTAAGGCTTTCTCACCAGTAGTTTTCCACCGCCACCTGGCCCGGGCGCCGGCTCAGGCTCAGCTGCAGGTCGCGCTGCTTGAGCAACTGCCGGGTGTCATCGACCATTTGAGGGTTGCCGCAAATCAGCACGCGGGAGTGCTCCGGGGTCAGCGCGACGCCGGCAGCACGCTCCAGCTCGCCGTTCTCGATCAACGTGGTGATGCGCCCGTTCAGCGCGCCCGGATTCCGCTCACGCGTGACAATAGGGATGTAGGTCAGCTTGTGGGCATATTCAGCCAGGTGTTCACGCGTGCCCAGTTCAGTGATCAGCGACTGGTACGCCAGTTCCTTGGCCTCGCGAGCGCTGTACACCAGGACGATACGCTCGAACTTCTCCCATACCTCGAAATCCTGCAGGATCGACAGGAAAGGCGCCACGCCGGTACCGGTGCCCAGCATCCACAAGTCCCGCCCGTCCACAAAGCGGTTCAGGGTCAGGAAACCGGTGGCCTGACGCTCTACCAGCAACGTATCGCCCACCTTCAGGCGGCTCAACTCACTGGTGAACTCCCCCCCCGGCACGACAATGGAAAAGAAATCGAGGTGC
This region of Pseudomonas sp. MUP55 genomic DNA includes:
- the mscL gene encoding large-conductance mechanosensitive channel protein MscL, translating into MGVISEFKAFAVKGNVVDMAVGIIIGAAFGKIVSSFVGDVVMPPIGLLIGGVDFGDLAITLKAAQGDVPAVVLAYGKFIQSVIDFVIVAFAIFMGVKAINRLKREEAVAPSLPPTPTKEEVLLGEIRDLLKAQHDKPL
- a CDS encoding ferredoxin--NADP reductase, with protein sequence MTASAEKFTRQTLLDVQSLTPSLFTLRTTRDSGFRFTAGQFVRLGVTKADGSTVWRAYSIVSSPFDEHLDFFSIVVPGGEFTSELSRLKVGDTLLVERQATGFLTLNRFVDGRDLWMLGTGTGVAPFLSILQDFEVWEKFERIVLVYSAREAKELAYQSLITELGTREHLAEYAHKLTYIPIVTRERNPGALNGRITTLIENGELERAAGVALTPEHSRVLICGNPQMVDDTRQLLKQRDLQLSLSRRPGQVAVENYW